The genomic window TCGAGCGAGAGGAAGCTGATGATGCGCAGAACCGCGTCGTCGGGAATCACCACCATGGGGTCCTCCCCCACCGGGGCCGCTGCCTCCACAGGGGCCACCGCCGCAGGAGGCCGTCGTCGGGAAGCGCCTCGACGCGGTCCACCACCATgacgtcgtcctcctccgccgccgccgccgcaggaagGCCGTCGTCGGGAAGCGCCTCGAGGGGAACCACCACCAtgacttcctcctcctcctccgccgccgccgtctccgccgccctccacccgccgcctcttcgcgccgccgctgccgcctgctgCGGCGGATTCgagcgccatcgccgcgcgGGCGGGTTCTCCATTTCCCCCCCTCCGCTTTCTCCCCCATTTTCGCCTTCTTCGTCAAGCTAATTGTGTTCGCTAATTGCGTTTGGATTTGGATTCCGATTCGAAGCAGAGCAAACCGCTGCACTAGACGACCGTTATATATAGGCCAGCTGGCTTCGGCTGGCGTATGCGGGCCGCTTATGAGCCATCTCAATTGGGCCCATTTAGACAAACTCAACCCAACTAGGCCCAGAGAAGCCCAGCCGCCAAAGCAGATGGCGGACGTGGCCCGGCGCCGGAGTGGACGTGGTTTGTCCTCGCGGGAGGccgtttttaaaaaaacacttcaTGCAATTTCTTTCCTCATCCAAGAAACGTCCTGATTTCTTGACGAAACAAGGACAAATCACTCGAGAAGTcggaattttttaaaaaaatattattatttcaatgaaaaattgcaaaaatttAACCTGATCGGCTAAAATCATAAGCTTAATACCATATTGAACAACCGCAGTTCAACAAAGATTGTTGATCCACTAGGGAAATATTAAAGTACATGAAAGGTAATGGCAAGGGGCCAATCGAATTGTGGATGTTCGATATGTGCTGCATGCACAGTGGCACATAGtggttgttctttttttaatttttttatcccCTATCGAACAACTATGGTTCCACAGGTGTTGATCGATATGTACGCCTATCGAATTTTGGTTGTTCGATGGGGTGCTGAAGGGATATTTAaattcaggggtgtaaagttttggcgtgtcacatcgggtattatatagtgTGCCGCATGGGGTATttcgggtactaataaaaaaaataattacagaatccgtcagtaaaaccgcgagacaaatttattaagcctaattaatccattattagcaaatgtttactgtatcaccacattgtcaaatcatgaagcaattagatttaaaagattcatctcgcaaattagagcaatttgtgcaattagttatttttttagcctatatttaatacttcctccgtttcacaatataagtcattctagcatttcccacattcatatgtctatattcattaacatcaatatgaatgtgggaaatgctagaatgacttacattgtgaaacggagaagtACTTCATATAGTTGttcaaaaattcgatgtgacaggatgtaaaatttttatgtggaaactaaacagggcctaaactTGCAATTTTAATTTATCAACCTCTATTTAAAAAAgtattatttcttaaaaaaatattcgaAAATTTGCATCCTAGGCAAAATCATTCCTCCGTGTTcttgaaaagaaacaaaaacattcCTCTGTGTTTGTTATCCAGTTGAATAACTTTAGAATATATATGGCTCGTGCCCGGCTGACACGGGGGAGACGAACCAGCGCCAACGACGGTGTCCAAATCCGGTCAATTTGACTCGGTCGTCCGACGAGCCACGCGAAACCAGCGTCGGCCATCCGCAACCATCAACGGCGAGGCAACGCGACGGACACGCGCGCATGCACGAGAGGCCTCCTCGATTTTAGCGAGCTGCCACCACGGACAGTGCATGCCTAATTataccttcttcctcctcctcctccgctggaACGCCTTTGCTTCCCACCACTGCCCGTCGGTCGATCGGTCGAGCGAGCCGGCGAGCGCTTGTTGCCTCTCCTCCGTTCGCGCTTAGCTGGGCAGAGGACGGGGGTGCCAATGCCgcttcggcggcggtgggcggcgcttTTGTtaggcgtcgccgtcgtccttgccgtagccgccgccggcgcgcgtgCGCAGGACTAcaacaatggcggcggcggagacggcgaggatgaggaggaggaggagaagccgtCGTTCAAGGCGCAGGAGGCGTGCAACGGCGCGTTCCTGACGTACACGTTCACGGAGCGGGAGAAGGAGTACCCGCGGACCAAGAACGCGACGGCGCAGGCGTTCGCGTtcaaggcgacggcgacggtgctcaaCACCATGACCGAGGACCTCAAGGCGTGGCAGATGTTCGTCGGGTTCCAGCACAAGGAGATCCTCGTGaccgtcggcggcgccgtgctCCTCGACGGCACCGACCTCCCCGCCAACGTCTCCGGGGGCGTCACCTTCGCCGGGTACCCCATGGCCAACCTCCTCAACTCCATCGAGACCGCCGGCGACCTGACGCAGATCCAGGCCCAGATCGACATCACCGGCACCCAGTTCGGCGTCAAGCCGCCCACGGCGCCCATGCCCAGGACCATCAAGCTGTCCAACCCCGGGTTCCGTTGCCCCAAGCCCACACACAAGCAGAGCGTCATGTACGTGTGCTGCGTCAAGGACCCAAAATTCAAGGCCAAGAAGGTGAACACCACCACCCGCTACCTGCCGCGGCAGAAGGCCGACCTGACCATCGCCTACGACGTCCTCCAAGCGTTCGGCAACAACTACATGGTGCAGGTGACCATCGACAACTGGAGCCCCATCGGCCGGCTCGACAACTGGAACCTCACCTGGGAGTGGAAGCGCGGCGAGTTCATCTACAAAATGCGCGGCGCGTACACGCTCAACAAGGAAGGCCCCGCCTGCGTGTacagccccgccgccggctaCTACAAGGACTTCGACTTCACGCCGGCGTACAGCTGCGAGAAGCGGCCCATCGTCGTGGACCTCCCGCCGGACCGCGAGAAGGACAAGGACGTCGGGAACATCCCCTTCTGCTGCAAGAACGGCACGCTGCTGCCGCCCACCATGGACGAGTCCAAGTCGCGGGCCGTGTTCCAGATGCAGGTGTTCAAGCTGCCGCCGGACCTCAACCGGACGGCGCTGTACCCGCCGCAGAACTGGAAGATCATCGGGAAGCTGAACCCGCAGTACGCGTGCAGGCAGCCGGTAAGGGTGAGCCCCGTGGTGTTCCCCGACCAGACGGGGCTCATGTCGTCCACCCCGGCCGTCGCGTCGTGGCAGGTGGCGTGCAACATCACCCGCCCCAAGAGGCGCGCCGCCAAGTGCTGCGTCTCCTTCTCCGCCTACTACGACGACTCCATCGTGCCGTGCAACACCTGcgcctgcggctgcggcggcggcaacgacacGGCGACGTGCGACGCGGACGCACgcgccacgccgctgccgcccgagGCGCTGCTCATCCCGTTCGACAACCGCACGGCCAAGGCGCGCGCCTGGGCCAAGATCAAGCACCGCCGCGTGCCCAACCCGATGCCCTGCGGCGACAACTGCGGCCTCAGCGTCAACTGGCACATCATGAACAACTACAAGTCCGGGTGGGCGGCGCGGATCACCATCTTCAACTGGCAGGACTACACGTTCAAGGACTGgttcgccgccgtcaccatgcGCGACCACTACAGCGGCTACGAGAACGTCTACTCCTTCAACGGCACCAAGATGGGGGCGCCGTTCAACAACAGCATCTTTATGCAGGGGTTGCCCGGGCTCACCTACCTCGAGCCGATCACCGACGGGAGGACGCCGGAGGACCCAAGGGTGCCCGGGAAGCAGCAGTCCGTCATCTCCTTCTCGCGGAAGGACGCGCCGAACGTCAACATTGCCAAGGGGGAAGGCTTCCCCAAGAGGCTCTACTTCGACGGCGAGGAGTGCGCGCTCCCGGACACGATACCCAAGCCGTCGAGCGCGCACCGgcgggccgccgcggcggcgagcctcgGGCAGATTGTCATGGCAGTAGTGCTTGTGATGGTTGTGGCGGTTGTGGACTCCTTGTGCTTATGATGAGTGGAAATTTCGGGGGATTATATATAGCCATTGTTTTTTTAGCGTTTGAGGGTGCTACATTGCTGAACGTTTTCATCATTTTGGGGGGAATTTCACTCGAATCCAGATGTTACAGTGTGATCCCCTAATGCAGGAACTGCAATCCTGCACTTAGTCACACAAGAATAGAGGTGCACAGGGGTTATACTCAATTAAACAAGTGAAAAGGGGCAAGTGAGAATACGCCGGTGAATATGACAGTGAACTTGTGGTGGTTATACGGGTTTGATGGGAGTTGCAAGGGGAAGAGGGCATGCAGAATTGCAATCATGTGGTATGTTTCAGTTTGTCACGAATTTATGGAAAACTCTATTAATTCTTCAAGACGATATCCCCTTATTTTTATATGTCacttaaaaatccattaaaaaatttgaaaaaaatagtaagatagatcaatatgtgatgtcacttcacaaacatgcatatcaaaattcaacttatacaagtagaaacaataataacaaatttgactatgaatagaacGGGTAATTCACgatcaaatttgttattttttgctTCAATTGCataagtcgaattttaacttgcatgtttgcgaAAAGATATaccatatattgatctatcttgacatttttttttaaaaaaaatttgataactTTTAACGCCATGCACAAAACGAGGGGATGTCCCTTCAAGGGACAAAAATCCACTTCCCCAATTTATACTCATTTTCTGGGTTTCCGTTTTCATTTCAGTTTCTTTGATTTGCATAACACATGAGTTTGTGTAGCATTTTATTCTCTTGCGAGTGGTGCTGTAGGGTGAGTGAGTCCATATGCTTCCAACGGCAGGGATCACATATCACAATTACGTTACAGACACATAATACTTTAGCTAAAACAACTGCACAATCCAAGCAGCTGGATATGGCATTCTCATGTCATGTTTTAATGTACAAGTCTATGCGAAGTTTCATGCTTATGAATGAAATCCAAACCCTTCCAAACGATAAAAACAAAGACACTAACCCGTCCAAATAGTTAAAAATCTCGAAATTACTAGCTACAACACTGCTCTTGTTTTTGTCCATTTTGATCTTTGCAAACATGGATCAAATAACTATGAAACTACAGGTGAAAATACTGGTAATCTGTTACTCCATTATGGAACTCACCATTTGAAAAAGACAAGGTATATGGTGTCAGTTAAGATGCAAACATATGCCGAAACAAATATGTTGACTTGTATTGCTAAATGGAAAGAACAGGCAGAGGAGAATCTACAAATCTTCAAAAATCTGCAGAGTCATCTAGCATTTCATACTTTGCTACTCTTCAGTACTAGTATCATGGCTCATGAGGATCACATCAAGCATTTCATAACTTGAACTAGTATCAGTAAACAAATAATCTATGAGGTACAATGGCAGAATCTCCCATTTGATATATCCCATCAGTCTGCCTATATTAAATTATGCTAACACAGAACAAACATTCAGGTAATCTCCTAGTTCTTGTCAAATTGAGGAGGACAGTAATCCCTATAACCGACAATAGAAATATTCAAAACTAGCTATGGCATCCACAAAGTTCAGTTTACATTACAGGATCAACTTTCATGTTTAACATAACAGCGCAATATCCGCATCAATCTCCATAACTAAACTATGCTAATGCAGAACAAATTACATTCAGGTAAACTCCTAAACTCTTTTCAGATTGACAAGAAACAATTAGTAAACCTCATAACTGACATGACAATATCCAATATCTAGCTATCACATCCACAGAAAGTCAATTTACACATGGATGATTAAAATTTCAGTTGTAACTCGCATTGTGGCAAAAGAACACAGAAAGGAACCACTTCAGTGCCCAAGGATTCTGCATCCAAGTTTATTTTGTACTAATCCTTTTTCCACAGAAGTTGGTAAGAACATATTTCACTGTAAActcatatgtatagctaaagtTGCTAAAATGCCAAATACATCATATGAAATTGACAGTGAAATACCAAGTCATTCAATCACCTTTTTTCAAGTAAaacagaaggaaaaaagaaatcaaggtATGACGAGACTGTACTTGTTTCTGCACATGTTATCTTGTCCTGTATCTCTTTTCCAACCTATTAATGCTCCAGATCTGTAGAACCATAAGCAGCTCGACTATTGACTGAACACTAGTTCGTCTTCGAGGTAAGGAGTTCTGAATGAAATGACTTGACTGTAGAATCATCAGCACAATCAGTTAGCTGAACATTTGCGGGAACCTGGAGTCGGAAGGGGCGATCTACCGGTACTGGTATGGGACGAACTAGTATCAGCTTCTGGAGGAGTTTGGCCTTCTTGAACAGAAACTGCAGCAGCCGAATCTCATTCCAGTCGTACTTGAAGTTCGTCATCTTTACCACATCAAGCTTTTCGAAGCCATCCTGTTGTTCCCCCTCCACATTCTCTGAGCTAGTGTTCTCCGTGTATGTGCAATCTCTTTCTGGGAGCTGAAATCACAAAGGGATAATTTGGAATCATCAGAAAGAAGAAACTATACTAACATTGGCTCCACTCGAACAGACAAAATAGTCAAACAGTAACAGATCGAGACGCAATGCAAGCAATGGAATAGcaggtggtgagtggtgacctGCACAAAGAGCTTCGTCAGCTGAGGGTAGTAGCCGCAGGTGTTCAGGAATCGACGAACGTCACTGAGGTTGATCGGTTCCAATTTGAACATGAGCAACTGAAGCTCTCTTAAACTCCTCAAGTTTGTCTGAATGGTATTACCCGCCACAGTTACAGCCTGAAAATCAGAAGTAGCAAACAACCTTGTGAATCAAGTGGAAACAACACGATTGAGATGAAAATGAAATCGGATGAAATTAACATgatcgagagaaaaaaaaaaaagaacgaaccCGGAGAGAAGTGCTGCACAGGGTGAGGAAGGTGAGGTTCGAGAGATCTGGGAGGCGTTTGAACGAATTTTCGGGCCCCGGGGTGGTAGATTGGCTTCTCGGGAAGCCGATGAAGAGGTCGGCAAGCGAGTCGTTGTCCGGAAGGGACAGTGACGTCAGGAAGTTACCGCTGTAGCGAAAGGAGCGCAGGTGTTTGCCGGCGGTCAGCCGTCGGACGCGTTCGCAGTCCATGACGGTGAGGCTCATCAGGTGCTCTCCAGCGGTGTCGACGTCGATTTGGGTGATGGTTTTGCATCCGCGCAGGTCGAGGACGCGGAGGATGGGGCACGCGCCGACTAGATTCTTGAGGTCGTCCATTTTATTGATAGTGGAGTTCTTGATGTGGATTTCCTCGAGCGTGGGGAAGGAGACGCCTTCACAAAACTTGCCCTGGAAATGACCCAACGCGACGCCGATTAGCGAGAGGCGCACGAGCTGTTTGCTCGTCAGGTGCATCTTAAACTTGCGGCCCGCTCCTCCTCGATCACTGATGTGGATGACCTCGGGAGAGCACTTGCCGGCGTATTCGAGGCAGGAATTGAAGTATTCTCTCTGAACATTTTTTCtctcgacgacgaggaggaagaagtagcGGAGGCGGCGTTTCGGCTCCTGCTGCCCCGCGCGTTCCTCTAGCTTGCTCAGCGCATCGCCGTCGGTGGGGagctcgacgtcgacggcgacatcCCTCCAGTAGAGGCCGTACATCTCCCGCCACCGTTTGCAGAGCGAACCCATGAGGATCACCGACTTGATCGGGAGGAAGTCGAGGATGCGCGCCCGAGCCTTCTCCTGCAGCGCCGTGATGCGGTCGCCGTCCAccttcgccgcctccgcatccttcTCCGGCAGCTGATCCAGCTTGCGGTCGACGTCCAccttcgccgcctccgcatccttcTCCGGCGGCTGATCCAGGTTGCGGTCGtcgtccacctccgccgcctcttcgCCATCTTCTAGATTTAGATAGCCCTTCCACTGGTCGGTGTTGGAATCGTCGTCGCCGGATtggctcgccttcgccgcctctgcatccttctccggcggcgccaGGTTGCAGTCGtcgtccacctccgccgcctcttcgCCACCATCTAGGTTTAGAAAGTCCTTCCACTCGTCGGAGTTGGAATCGTCGTCGCCGGATTGGCTGGCCGTCgccggctcctcctcccgctgccgCTTCAccatcccgcctctctctctctctctctctctctctctctctctctcctctgcctTCTCCGAGAAGCCAACTCGCCCTGATTCGAATTTGaaatgaggaggaggaagaagagaagcgCCGAGAAGGCCAGCCGTTTTAAAGGCAGCTTGTCTCGCAAGCCTGGTACCAGCGTGGGCCCAACCGTCACCCTACATGGGCCAGGCCCACTAAACCCACGAAGCTTCCGGAGATTTCTTACGAGACAAGAAACTgggcttcttcctcctcctcctccccctccctgaGCCGTAGTAGCCTTGTTAGCTAAGCAAAAGCCCACGCGCGATGCGAaacccatcgccgccgcggcggcgaggccggaaACGCGAGGATTTCCGCGGATTtttgccgcggcggcgagcgacccATATAAGCTAAGCTAAACCACCCACGCCGCTGTCTCTCCCGCATCCGCTTCTCCGCTACCTCCCAATAAACTAAGCTTTTGGCGCGTTGCTGGCTCCCGCTCACGCCTCGTCTCGCTCGACGTCTCCGAGGAGGCgaggagctcgagctcgccgcctcgccggccggccatTACTTTATCCGCGGCGGGTAgctggggagggaggggaggcggccggccaccAACCCATCGTCGTCTTGTGGTTTCCCATGCGGttgccgccgcgggcgccgctgCATTCGCGGGAGCGGGCGGAAACGGGATGGGGCTCGTCGGTGGCCTCCTCGGCTTCGGCGTCGGCCTCCCCCTCGGCATCGCCGTCGCCTACCTCGTCCACCTCCGCTTCttcgcccctcgccgccgtctccaggTCAGTCCATCGATCGCCTCCTCCCTTCTCGATCCTTCCCGTGCAGTGCTATACTAATACTAACAATTTAGTGGTTAGTTGAACGCATTCATCTTTAGCAATTCGTTATCGGTGTACTGTCACTTTGGTGATTTTGTGTGCGGTGAATCATATCAAAATTACTCATGAACAGCAGCAGGATGAATTTCGATCGAGGTTTTGTGCACACCAACTACCCAAGTAACCCAACAAAATGATTGTAGAAATTAAATCCGAGATTGGGACGTGCTTGATTTCTTCTGCCCGTACGATTAGACTACCGGATTGTTCAGGATGCGACGTGGGGAAAACGGGACGTGGTACGTGTGCTCCAAAGTCCTTGTCTTCCCCTGCTGGAGTAGTGCCATTTCGCCGTCCAGTACTCACTTTTCAGTTCCAGCTTTGAACAGCTTTGCTTTGCTAGCTTGCGTATCCGATTCCGGCTTGCCAATTGCGATGCCTCCCT from Oryza glaberrima chromosome 6, OglaRS2, whole genome shotgun sequence includes these protein-coding regions:
- the LOC127775620 gene encoding uncharacterized protein LOC127775620, whose amino-acid sequence is MVKRQREEEPATASQSGDDDSNSDEWKDFLNLDGGEEAAEVDDDCNLAPPEKDAEAAKASQSGDDDSNTDQWKGYLNLEDGEEAAEVDDDRNLDQPPEKDAEAAKVDVDRKLDQLPEKDAEAAKVDGDRITALQEKARARILDFLPIKSVILMGSLCKRWREMYGLYWRDVAVDVELPTDGDALSKLEERAGQQEPKRRLRYFFLLVVERKNVQREYFNSCLEYAGKCSPEVIHISDRGGAGRKFKMHLTSKQLVRLSLIGVALGHFQGKFCEGVSFPTLEEIHIKNSTINKMDDLKNLVGACPILRVLDLRGCKTITQIDVDTAGEHLMSLTVMDCERVRRLTAGKHLRSFRYSGNFLTSLSLPDNDSLADLFIGFPRSQSTTPGPENSFKRLPDLSNLTFLTLCSTSLRAVTVAGNTIQTNLRSLRELQLLMFKLEPINLSDVRRFLNTCGYYPQLTKLFVQLPERDCTYTENTSSENVEGEQQDGFEKLDVVKMTNFKYDWNEIRLLQFLFKKAKLLQKLILVRPIPVPVDRPFRLQVPANVQLTDCADDSTVKSFHSELLTSKTN
- the LOC127776109 gene encoding COBRA-like protein 10, which translates into the protein MPLRRRWAALLLGVAVVLAVAAAGARAQDYNNGGGGDGEDEEEEEKPSFKAQEACNGAFLTYTFTEREKEYPRTKNATAQAFAFKATATVLNTMTEDLKAWQMFVGFQHKEILVTVGGAVLLDGTDLPANVSGGVTFAGYPMANLLNSIETAGDLTQIQAQIDITGTQFGVKPPTAPMPRTIKLSNPGFRCPKPTHKQSVMYVCCVKDPKFKAKKVNTTTRYLPRQKADLTIAYDVLQAFGNNYMVQVTIDNWSPIGRLDNWNLTWEWKRGEFIYKMRGAYTLNKEGPACVYSPAAGYYKDFDFTPAYSCEKRPIVVDLPPDREKDKDVGNIPFCCKNGTLLPPTMDESKSRAVFQMQVFKLPPDLNRTALYPPQNWKIIGKLNPQYACRQPVRVSPVVFPDQTGLMSSTPAVASWQVACNITRPKRRAAKCCVSFSAYYDDSIVPCNTCACGCGGGNDTATCDADARATPLPPEALLIPFDNRTAKARAWAKIKHRRVPNPMPCGDNCGLSVNWHIMNNYKSGWAARITIFNWQDYTFKDWFAAVTMRDHYSGYENVYSFNGTKMGAPFNNSIFMQGLPGLTYLEPITDGRTPEDPRVPGKQQSVISFSRKDAPNVNIAKGEGFPKRLYFDGEECALPDTIPKPSSAHRRAAAAASLGQIVMAVVLVMVVAVVDSLCL